Proteins encoded by one window of Electrophorus electricus isolate fEleEle1 chromosome 17, fEleEle1.pri, whole genome shotgun sequence:
- the synj1 gene encoding synaptojanin-1 isoform X4, which yields MAFSKGYRIYHKLDPPPYSVIVETRNRDECLMFESGAVAVLSAAEKEAIKNTYTKMLDAYGILGVLRLNLGDSMLHSLVVVTGCSSVGKVQDSEVFRVTATEFVSLKNDPTDEDRISEVRKVLNSGSFYFAWSSTGVSLDLSLNAHRRIREETSDNRFFWNQSLHLHLKHYGVNCDNWLLRLMCGGVEIRTIYAGHKQAKACVISRLSSERAGTRFNVRGTNDDGQVANFVETEQVIFLDNKVSSFIQIRGSIPLFWEQPGIQVGSHRVRLSRGFEANAPAFERHFVALKRLYGKQVIINLLGMKEGEHMLSKAFQSHLKASDHANTVKMVNFDYHQMVKGGKTDKLSSVLKPQVNKFLEECGFFYYSVDAGIQRCQTGTLRLNCLDCLDRTNSVQAFFALEMLPQQLEAMSLTEKPQLVARFQEVFRTMWSLNGDSISKIYAGTGALDGKAKGAKLKDGARSVTRTIQNNFFDTSKQEAIDILRLGSTLNSDLADKARALLTTSSLYVSEPILQSAAPRVLLGMCQNHHKYTRPKKIRVCVGTWNVNGGKQFRSIAFRNQTLNDWLLDAPKNASLPEFQDSRAHPADIFAIGFEEMVELNAGNIVSASTTNQKLWAAELQKNISRDHKYVLLASEQLVGVCLFVFVRPQHAPFIRDVAVDTVKTGMGGATGNKGGVAIRMLFHTTSICFVCSHFAAGQSQVKERNDDYNEITRKLSFPMGRLLYSHDYVFWCGDFNYRISLPNEEVKELIRQQNWDSLIAGDQLVEQKNAGLIFKNFIEGKLDFAPTYKYDLFSDDYDTSEKCRTPAWTDRVLWRRRKWNFQKTAEEMDLNVVGAPLDEEDEHLWSPGDLKYYGRAELKTSDHRPVVAIIDVDVLEVDPEVRHQVYKDVIALQGPPDGTILVSLGASGPSDYFDDALIDELLDKFASFGEVILIRFVEEKMWVTFLEGYSALAALSLSGSTVMGKTIDICLKSPDWIRSLEEEMSVERICGNIPMSGSSTLLAEDTDMGDEFDMEGDVDEEVEDIVPQHLQPGLGMGPGSSPAASPRTSPCPSPTHGEPPLPIRPSRMPPRTAAPPQGSPMDNQGVGVPPPQGVEPKRLPPPRPNAPPARPAPPQRPPPPSGRGQAAGVSRQNMPPRAGVISVPPQSRPPPPAHPGAPRPVGEVHPGAPRPSSDNHPGAPRPIPEPQRKPSELPLGPPPSLPGPIRPQVASPMQAQATSPMRPQPQLPPPMVPQLPPPMVPTLAAPLQPQPAAPLAGAAAQPPPQPGLSSPKPPPRSRSSHALPPDAAPAPALSAAPASQTNVMNGIQREAQWKPNPFDSLTSDLFSSTSWLNSQPLTRHASLHTSSSSSSSSALSTSLSVDSTSLFPQQSLALTPAPGTTPSLLALPLPSRSRSQETLRASPNPFLLDLQPRPSSANPFTGDLSVPQRRSLTPDLHALQQVQVTETSPQRATLVLGHSATLPPSFSSAPALAQPRNAKTWVTFEDDWDLAISGKAPAAVTMTGCPLQPRHCDPSVQQPQSNVHRSTSNGSWAAPSTAAFLALPPPIPTRTNPSAAPRNPIIPSTTNDFMER from the exons ATGGCATTTAGTAAAGGATATCGTATTTATCACAAGCTGGACCCGCCGCCCTACAGCGTGATTGTGGAAACAAGAAATCGTGACGAATGCTTGATGTTCGAGTCTGGAGCTGTCGCGGTTCTGT CGGCAGCAGAAAAGGAGGCtatcaaaaacacatacaccaaGATGCTGGACGCTTATGGCATCCTTGGAGTTCTTCGTCTTAACCTCG GGGACTCCATGCTGCACAGTTTGGTGGTGGTGACTGGGTGTAGCTCCGTGGGAAAGGTGCAGGACTCGGAGGTCTTCCGGGTCACAGCCACAGAGTTTGTGTCCCTGAAGAATGACCCGACTGATGAAGACAGGATCTCTGAGGTGCGGAAGGTGTTGAACTCTGGGAGCTTTTACTTCGCCTGGTCCTCTACGGGAGTGAGCCTGGACCTCAGCCTGAATGCACACCGCAGGATCAGAGAAGAGACATCAGATAATCGCTTCTTCTG GAACCAGTCCCTGCACCTGCACCTGAAGCACTACGGGGTGAACTGCGACAACTGGCTGCTGAGGCTCATGTGCGGCGGCGTGGAAATCCGCACCATCTATGCGGGTCACAAGCAGGCCAAGGCTTGCGTCATCTCCCGCCTCAGCTCAGAGAGGGCGGGCACGCGCTTCAACGTCCGAGGCACCAACGACGACGGCCAGGTGGCCAACTTTGTGGAAACCGAACAG GTCATATTCCTTGACAACAAAGTGTCATCCTTCATTCAAATCCGTGGATCAATACCTTTATTCTGGGAGCAGCCAGGCATACAG GTCGGTTCCCATCGTGTCAGGCTGTCCCGTGGCTTCGAGGCCAACGCACCAGCTTTTGAGAG GCACTTCGTGGCCCTGAAAAGGCTCTACGGCAAACAGGTGATCATTAACCTGCTGGGCATGAAGGAGGGGGAGCACATGCTGAGCAAAGCCTTCCAG AGTCACCTGAAGGCCTCGGACCATGCCAACACCGTGAAGATGGTCAACTTTGACTATCACCAAATGGTGAAAGGAGGGAAGACGGACAAGCTGTCGAGCGTTCTGAAGCCGCAGGTCAACAAGTTCCTGGAAGAGTGCGGCTTCTTCTATTACTCCGTTGACGCTGGCATTCAGAG ATGTCAGACTGGGACACTTCGACTCAACTGCCTAGACTGCCTGGACAGAACAAACAGTGTCCAAGCCTTCTTTGCTCTTGAG ATGCTTCCCCAGCAGCTGGAGGCTATGAGCCTTACAGAGAAACCCCAGCTGGTGGCCCGCTTTCAGGAGGTCTTCCGCACCATGTGGTCACTCAACGGAGACTCCATCAGCAAGATCTATGCTGGCACAGGGGCTCTGGATGGCAAGGCTAAG GGGGCGAAGCTGAAGGATGGAGCACGCTCCGTCACCAGGACCATCCAGAACAACTTTTTTGACACCTCCAAGCAGGAGGCCATCGACATCCTGAGGCTGGGCAGCACTCTGAACAGCGACCTGGCGGATAAAGCCCGCGCCCTGCTCACCACCAGCAGTCTCTACG TCTCTGAGCCCATTTTGCAATCAG CGGCTCCCAGGGTGCTCCTGGGCATGTGCCAGAACCACCACAAGTACACCAGACCCAAGAAGATCCGCGTGTGCGTGGGCACGTGGAACGTCAACGGCGGCAAGCAGTTCCGCAGCATCGCCTTCCGCAACCAGACGCTGAACGACTGGCTGCTGGACGCTCCCAAAAACGCCAGCCTCCCCGAGTTCCAGG ACAGCAGGGCCCACCCTGCTGACATCTTCGCCATCGGCTTTGAGGAAATGGTGGAGCTGAATGCTGGCAACATAGTCAGTGCAAG CACCACCAATCAGAAGCTGTGGGCGGCAGAGCTACAGAAGAACATCTCGCGGGATCATAAGTACGTGCTGCTGGCGTCCGAGCAGCTGGTGGGGGTCTGCCTCTTCGTCTTTGTTCGGCCCCAGCATGCCCCGTTCATCCG AGATGTTGCTGTGGACACAGTCAAGACTGGCATGGGGGGAGCCACAGGAAACAAAGGGGGCGTGGCTATCCGCATGCTCTTCCACACCACCAGCATCTGCTTCGTGTGCTCGCATTTTGCTGCTGGCCAGTCACAGGTCAAAGAGAGAAACGATGACTACAATGAGATCACCCGCAAGCTCTCGTTCCCCATG GGTCGTCTGCTCTACTCCCATGATTATGTGTTCTGGTGTGGTGACTTCAACTATCGTATCAGCCTGCCCAACGAGGAGGTCAAAGAGCTGATCAGGCAGCAGAACTGGGACAGCCTTATTGCTGGGGACCAGCTGGTAGAGCAAAAGAATGCAGGCCTG ATATTCAAGAATTTCATTGAAGGAAAGCTGGACTTTGCTCCTACCTACAAGTACGACCTCTTCTCTGATGACTACGACACGAGCGAGAAGTGCCGCACACCTGCCTGGACCGACCGTGTgctctggaggaggaggaagtggaACTTCCAGAAAACTG CAGAGGAGATGGATCTAAATGTCGTAGGAGCGCCATTAGATGAGGAAGATGAACACCTGTGGAGCCCTGGAGATCTGAAGTACTATGGCAGAGCAGAGCTGAAGACCTCAGACCACAG GCCGGTGGTTGCCATCATAGACGTGGACGTCCTGGAGGTGGATCCCGAAGTGCGCCACCAGGTATACAAAGACGTAATCGCCCTGCAAGGCCCGCCCGATGGCACCATCCTGGTCTCGCTCGGCGCCTCCGGACCCAGTGACTACTTTGACGATGCCCTCATCGACGAGCTGCTGGACAAGTTTGCCAGCTTCGGCGAGGTCATCCTCATCAG GTTTGTGGAGGAGAAGATGTGGGTGACGTTTTTGGAAGGGTACTCTGCACTAGCTGCCCTGTCCCTCAGTGGATCTACT GTAATGGGGAAGACCATAGACATCTGTCTGAAGAGCCCCGACTGGATCAGAAGtctggaggaggagatgagcGTGGAGAGGATCTGCGGAAACATCCCCATGTCGGGCAGCTCCACGCTGCTCGCCGAGGACACCGACATGGGAGACGAGTTCGACATGGAGG GTGACGTAGACGAGGAGGTGGAGGACATAGTCCCGCAACACCTGCAGCCTGGTCTGGGCATGGGGCCAGGCAGTTCACCTGCTGCCTCGCCTCGCACCAGCCCTTGCCCGTCCCCGACCCACGGCGAGCCCCCGCTGCCCATTCGGCCAAGCAGGATGCCCCCTCGCACGGCCGCCCCGCCCCAAG GTTCTCCCATGGACAATCAGGGAGTTGGAGTCCCCCCTCCTCAAGGCGTGGAGCCTAAACGGCTTCCGCCGCCACGGCCCAACGCACCCCCGGCCAGGCCTGCTCCACCCCAGCGCCCTCCACCCCCATCAG gacGAGGCCAAGCTGCAGGAGTCTCACGCCAG AACATGCCTCCTAGAGCAGGTGTTATCAGTGTGCCTCCCCAGTCCCGCCCGCCTCCTCCAGCCCACCCCGGGGCTCCACGCCCCGTAGGCGAGGTGCATCCAGGGGCCCCTCGGCCCTCCTCAGACAACCACCCAGGAGCCCCGAGACCCATCCCAGAACCGCAGAGAAAACCATCAGAGCTCCCTCTGG GTCCTCCCCCCTCACTGCCGGGCCCCATCAGGCCCCAGGTGGCCTCTCCCATGCAGGCCCAGGCCACATCCCCCATGCGCCCACAGCCACAGCTGCCCCCGCCCATGGTGCCGCAGCTGCCCCCGCCCATGGTGCCCACATTGGCTGCCCCCCTGCAGCCTCAGCCGGCGGCCCCGCTCGCCGGCGCTGCAGCCCAGCCTCCCCCCCAACCTGGCCTCTCCTCCCCCAAGCCGCCACCCCGCAGTCGCTCCTCCCACGCCCTGCCACCCGATGCCGCCCCTGCTCCCGCCctgtctgctgctcctgcttctcaG ACCAACGTGATGAACGGAATCCAAAGAGAAGCACAATGGAAACCCAACCCTTTCGACTCtttaacctctgacctcttctcctccacctcctggcTGAACTCCCAGCCTCTGACACGTCATGCCTCCCTCCACACctcttcatcatcctcttcctcttctgcctTGTCCACCTCCTTGTCTGTGGATTCCACATCCCTGTTTCCCCAGCAGAGCCTGGCTCTGACCCCAGCCCCCGGCACCACACCCTCTTTACTGGCCCTTCCGCTGCCCTCGCGCAGCCGCTCGCAGGAGACCCTGCGCGCCTCCCCCAACCCCTTCCTGTTGGACCTCCAGCCCCGGCCCAGCAGCGCCAACCCGTTCACCGGCGACCTGTCCGTGCCGCAACGCCGTTCACTCACACCCGACCTCCACGCCCTGCAGCAGGTCCAGGTGACTGAGACGAGCCCCCAGCGAGCTACGCTCGTCCTGGGCCACAGTGCCACGCTACCCCCCTCCTTCTCCAGCGCGCCGGCATTGGCTCAGCCAAGGAATGCCAAGACGTGGGTCACCTTTGAAGATGATTGGGACTTAGCCATATCGGGAAAAGCACCAGCAGCGGTGACGATGACGGGGTGTCCCCTCCAGCCTCGGCACTGTGACCCAAGTGTCCAGCAGCCCCAGAGCAACGTCCACAGGTCCACCTCCAACGGCAGCTGGGCAGCCCCTTCCACCGCTGCGTTCCTAGCACTGCCCCCTCCCATCCCGACCAGGACTAACCCCAGTGCTGCACCAAGGAACCCCATAATCCCCAGCACTACCAATGATTTCATGGAACGATGA
- the synj1 gene encoding synaptojanin-1 isoform X3 encodes MAFSKGYRIYHKLDPPPYSVIVETRNRDECLMFESGAVAVLSAAEKEAIKNTYTKMLDAYGILGVLRLNLGDSMLHSLVVVTGCSSVGKVQDSEVFRVTATEFVSLKNDPTDEDRISEVRKVLNSGSFYFAWSSTGVSLDLSLNAHRRIREETSDNRFFWNQSLHLHLKHYGVNCDNWLLRLMCGGVEIRTIYAGHKQAKACVISRLSSERAGTRFNVRGTNDDGQVANFVETEQVIFLDNKVSSFIQIRGSIPLFWEQPGIQVGSHRVRLSRGFEANAPAFERHFVALKRLYGKQVIINLLGMKEGEHMLSKAFQSHLKASDHANTVKMVNFDYHQMVKGGKTDKLSSVLKPQVNKFLEECGFFYYSVDAGIQRCQTGTLRLNCLDCLDRTNSVQAFFALEMLPQQLEAMSLTEKPQLVARFQEVFRTMWSLNGDSISKIYAGTGALDGKAKGAKLKDGARSVTRTIQNNFFDTSKQEAIDILRLGSTLNSDLADKARALLTTSSLYAAPRVLLGMCQNHHKYTRPKKIRVCVGTWNVNGGKQFRSIAFRNQTLNDWLLDAPKNASLPEFQDSRAHPADIFAIGFEEMVELNAGNIVSASTTNQKLWAAELQKNISRDHKYVLLASEQLVGVCLFVFVRPQHAPFIRDVAVDTVKTGMGGATGNKGGVAIRMLFHTTSICFVCSHFAAGQSQVKERNDDYNEITRKLSFPMGRLLYSHDYVFWCGDFNYRISLPNEEVKELIRQQNWDSLIAGDQLVEQKNAGLIFKNFIEGKLDFAPTYKYDLFSDDYDTSEKCRTPAWTDRVLWRRRKWNFQKTAEEMDLNVVGAPLDEEDEHLWSPGDLKYYGRAELKTSDHRPVVAIIDVDVLEVDPEVRHQVYKDVIALQGPPDGTILVSLGASGPSDYFDDALIDELLDKFASFGEVILIRFVEEKMWVTFLEGYSALAALSLSGSTVMGKTIDICLKSPDWIRSLEEEMSVERICGNIPMSGSSTLLAEDTDMGDEFDMEGDVDEEVEDIVPQHLQPGLGMGPGSSPAASPRTSPCPSPTHGEPPLPIRPSRMPPRTAAPPQGSPMDNQGVGVPPPQGVEPKRLPPPRPNAPPARPAPPQRPPPPSGQKSPALARADIAGRGQAAGVSRQNMPPRAGVISVPPQSRPPPPAHPGAPRPVGEVHPGAPRPSSDNHPGAPRPIPEPQRKPSELPLGPPPSLPGPIRPQVASPMQAQATSPMRPQPQLPPPMVPQLPPPMVPTLAAPLQPQPAAPLAGAAAQPPPQPGLSSPKPPPRSRSSHALPPDAAPAPALSAAPASQTNVMNGIQREAQWKPNPFDSLTSDLFSSTSWLNSQPLTRHASLHTSSSSSSSSALSTSLSVDSTSLFPQQSLALTPAPGTTPSLLALPLPSRSRSQETLRASPNPFLLDLQPRPSSANPFTGDLSVPQRRSLTPDLHALQQVQVTETSPQRATLVLGHSATLPPSFSSAPALAQPRNAKTWVTFEDDWDLAISGKAPAAVTMTGCPLQPRHCDPSVQQPQSNVHRSTSNGSWAAPSTAAFLALPPPIPTRTNPSAAPRNPIIPSTTNDFMER; translated from the exons ATGGCATTTAGTAAAGGATATCGTATTTATCACAAGCTGGACCCGCCGCCCTACAGCGTGATTGTGGAAACAAGAAATCGTGACGAATGCTTGATGTTCGAGTCTGGAGCTGTCGCGGTTCTGT CGGCAGCAGAAAAGGAGGCtatcaaaaacacatacaccaaGATGCTGGACGCTTATGGCATCCTTGGAGTTCTTCGTCTTAACCTCG GGGACTCCATGCTGCACAGTTTGGTGGTGGTGACTGGGTGTAGCTCCGTGGGAAAGGTGCAGGACTCGGAGGTCTTCCGGGTCACAGCCACAGAGTTTGTGTCCCTGAAGAATGACCCGACTGATGAAGACAGGATCTCTGAGGTGCGGAAGGTGTTGAACTCTGGGAGCTTTTACTTCGCCTGGTCCTCTACGGGAGTGAGCCTGGACCTCAGCCTGAATGCACACCGCAGGATCAGAGAAGAGACATCAGATAATCGCTTCTTCTG GAACCAGTCCCTGCACCTGCACCTGAAGCACTACGGGGTGAACTGCGACAACTGGCTGCTGAGGCTCATGTGCGGCGGCGTGGAAATCCGCACCATCTATGCGGGTCACAAGCAGGCCAAGGCTTGCGTCATCTCCCGCCTCAGCTCAGAGAGGGCGGGCACGCGCTTCAACGTCCGAGGCACCAACGACGACGGCCAGGTGGCCAACTTTGTGGAAACCGAACAG GTCATATTCCTTGACAACAAAGTGTCATCCTTCATTCAAATCCGTGGATCAATACCTTTATTCTGGGAGCAGCCAGGCATACAG GTCGGTTCCCATCGTGTCAGGCTGTCCCGTGGCTTCGAGGCCAACGCACCAGCTTTTGAGAG GCACTTCGTGGCCCTGAAAAGGCTCTACGGCAAACAGGTGATCATTAACCTGCTGGGCATGAAGGAGGGGGAGCACATGCTGAGCAAAGCCTTCCAG AGTCACCTGAAGGCCTCGGACCATGCCAACACCGTGAAGATGGTCAACTTTGACTATCACCAAATGGTGAAAGGAGGGAAGACGGACAAGCTGTCGAGCGTTCTGAAGCCGCAGGTCAACAAGTTCCTGGAAGAGTGCGGCTTCTTCTATTACTCCGTTGACGCTGGCATTCAGAG ATGTCAGACTGGGACACTTCGACTCAACTGCCTAGACTGCCTGGACAGAACAAACAGTGTCCAAGCCTTCTTTGCTCTTGAG ATGCTTCCCCAGCAGCTGGAGGCTATGAGCCTTACAGAGAAACCCCAGCTGGTGGCCCGCTTTCAGGAGGTCTTCCGCACCATGTGGTCACTCAACGGAGACTCCATCAGCAAGATCTATGCTGGCACAGGGGCTCTGGATGGCAAGGCTAAG GGGGCGAAGCTGAAGGATGGAGCACGCTCCGTCACCAGGACCATCCAGAACAACTTTTTTGACACCTCCAAGCAGGAGGCCATCGACATCCTGAGGCTGGGCAGCACTCTGAACAGCGACCTGGCGGATAAAGCCCGCGCCCTGCTCACCACCAGCAGTCTCTACG CGGCTCCCAGGGTGCTCCTGGGCATGTGCCAGAACCACCACAAGTACACCAGACCCAAGAAGATCCGCGTGTGCGTGGGCACGTGGAACGTCAACGGCGGCAAGCAGTTCCGCAGCATCGCCTTCCGCAACCAGACGCTGAACGACTGGCTGCTGGACGCTCCCAAAAACGCCAGCCTCCCCGAGTTCCAGG ACAGCAGGGCCCACCCTGCTGACATCTTCGCCATCGGCTTTGAGGAAATGGTGGAGCTGAATGCTGGCAACATAGTCAGTGCAAG CACCACCAATCAGAAGCTGTGGGCGGCAGAGCTACAGAAGAACATCTCGCGGGATCATAAGTACGTGCTGCTGGCGTCCGAGCAGCTGGTGGGGGTCTGCCTCTTCGTCTTTGTTCGGCCCCAGCATGCCCCGTTCATCCG AGATGTTGCTGTGGACACAGTCAAGACTGGCATGGGGGGAGCCACAGGAAACAAAGGGGGCGTGGCTATCCGCATGCTCTTCCACACCACCAGCATCTGCTTCGTGTGCTCGCATTTTGCTGCTGGCCAGTCACAGGTCAAAGAGAGAAACGATGACTACAATGAGATCACCCGCAAGCTCTCGTTCCCCATG GGTCGTCTGCTCTACTCCCATGATTATGTGTTCTGGTGTGGTGACTTCAACTATCGTATCAGCCTGCCCAACGAGGAGGTCAAAGAGCTGATCAGGCAGCAGAACTGGGACAGCCTTATTGCTGGGGACCAGCTGGTAGAGCAAAAGAATGCAGGCCTG ATATTCAAGAATTTCATTGAAGGAAAGCTGGACTTTGCTCCTACCTACAAGTACGACCTCTTCTCTGATGACTACGACACGAGCGAGAAGTGCCGCACACCTGCCTGGACCGACCGTGTgctctggaggaggaggaagtggaACTTCCAGAAAACTG CAGAGGAGATGGATCTAAATGTCGTAGGAGCGCCATTAGATGAGGAAGATGAACACCTGTGGAGCCCTGGAGATCTGAAGTACTATGGCAGAGCAGAGCTGAAGACCTCAGACCACAG GCCGGTGGTTGCCATCATAGACGTGGACGTCCTGGAGGTGGATCCCGAAGTGCGCCACCAGGTATACAAAGACGTAATCGCCCTGCAAGGCCCGCCCGATGGCACCATCCTGGTCTCGCTCGGCGCCTCCGGACCCAGTGACTACTTTGACGATGCCCTCATCGACGAGCTGCTGGACAAGTTTGCCAGCTTCGGCGAGGTCATCCTCATCAG GTTTGTGGAGGAGAAGATGTGGGTGACGTTTTTGGAAGGGTACTCTGCACTAGCTGCCCTGTCCCTCAGTGGATCTACT GTAATGGGGAAGACCATAGACATCTGTCTGAAGAGCCCCGACTGGATCAGAAGtctggaggaggagatgagcGTGGAGAGGATCTGCGGAAACATCCCCATGTCGGGCAGCTCCACGCTGCTCGCCGAGGACACCGACATGGGAGACGAGTTCGACATGGAGG GTGACGTAGACGAGGAGGTGGAGGACATAGTCCCGCAACACCTGCAGCCTGGTCTGGGCATGGGGCCAGGCAGTTCACCTGCTGCCTCGCCTCGCACCAGCCCTTGCCCGTCCCCGACCCACGGCGAGCCCCCGCTGCCCATTCGGCCAAGCAGGATGCCCCCTCGCACGGCCGCCCCGCCCCAAG GTTCTCCCATGGACAATCAGGGAGTTGGAGTCCCCCCTCCTCAAGGCGTGGAGCCTAAACGGCTTCCGCCGCCACGGCCCAACGCACCCCCGGCCAGGCCTGCTCCACCCCAGCGCCCTCCACCCCCATCAG GACAAAAAAGCCCCGCTTTAGCCAGAGCAGATATTGCTG gacGAGGCCAAGCTGCAGGAGTCTCACGCCAG AACATGCCTCCTAGAGCAGGTGTTATCAGTGTGCCTCCCCAGTCCCGCCCGCCTCCTCCAGCCCACCCCGGGGCTCCACGCCCCGTAGGCGAGGTGCATCCAGGGGCCCCTCGGCCCTCCTCAGACAACCACCCAGGAGCCCCGAGACCCATCCCAGAACCGCAGAGAAAACCATCAGAGCTCCCTCTGG GTCCTCCCCCCTCACTGCCGGGCCCCATCAGGCCCCAGGTGGCCTCTCCCATGCAGGCCCAGGCCACATCCCCCATGCGCCCACAGCCACAGCTGCCCCCGCCCATGGTGCCGCAGCTGCCCCCGCCCATGGTGCCCACATTGGCTGCCCCCCTGCAGCCTCAGCCGGCGGCCCCGCTCGCCGGCGCTGCAGCCCAGCCTCCCCCCCAACCTGGCCTCTCCTCCCCCAAGCCGCCACCCCGCAGTCGCTCCTCCCACGCCCTGCCACCCGATGCCGCCCCTGCTCCCGCCctgtctgctgctcctgcttctcaG ACCAACGTGATGAACGGAATCCAAAGAGAAGCACAATGGAAACCCAACCCTTTCGACTCtttaacctctgacctcttctcctccacctcctggcTGAACTCCCAGCCTCTGACACGTCATGCCTCCCTCCACACctcttcatcatcctcttcctcttctgcctTGTCCACCTCCTTGTCTGTGGATTCCACATCCCTGTTTCCCCAGCAGAGCCTGGCTCTGACCCCAGCCCCCGGCACCACACCCTCTTTACTGGCCCTTCCGCTGCCCTCGCGCAGCCGCTCGCAGGAGACCCTGCGCGCCTCCCCCAACCCCTTCCTGTTGGACCTCCAGCCCCGGCCCAGCAGCGCCAACCCGTTCACCGGCGACCTGTCCGTGCCGCAACGCCGTTCACTCACACCCGACCTCCACGCCCTGCAGCAGGTCCAGGTGACTGAGACGAGCCCCCAGCGAGCTACGCTCGTCCTGGGCCACAGTGCCACGCTACCCCCCTCCTTCTCCAGCGCGCCGGCATTGGCTCAGCCAAGGAATGCCAAGACGTGGGTCACCTTTGAAGATGATTGGGACTTAGCCATATCGGGAAAAGCACCAGCAGCGGTGACGATGACGGGGTGTCCCCTCCAGCCTCGGCACTGTGACCCAAGTGTCCAGCAGCCCCAGAGCAACGTCCACAGGTCCACCTCCAACGGCAGCTGGGCAGCCCCTTCCACCGCTGCGTTCCTAGCACTGCCCCCTCCCATCCCGACCAGGACTAACCCCAGTGCTGCACCAAGGAACCCCATAATCCCCAGCACTACCAATGATTTCATGGAACGATGA